The following coding sequences are from one Bos indicus x Bos taurus breed Angus x Brahman F1 hybrid chromosome 5, Bos_hybrid_MaternalHap_v2.0, whole genome shotgun sequence window:
- the CD69 gene encoding early activation antigen CD69, with protein sequence MKMNSEDFSATETSSLHLKREQQSHATGTYSATYHEGSIQVPIPCAVVNVVFITTLIIALVALSVGQYNCPGQYASSAPPNTHVFPCSDDWIGHKGKYYLISKKTKNWTLAQNFCSKHGATLAVIDSKEDMNFLKQHVGRAEHWIGLKNEAGQTWKWSNGQEFNNWFNLTGSENCAVLNSAEISSTECDKNLHWICSKPSK encoded by the exons ATGAAGATGAATTCTGAAGATTTTTCTGCAACAGAGACCAGCTCCTTGCACCTGAAAAGAGAACAACAAA GTCATGCCACTGGGACTTATTCTGCAACATATCATGAAGGGTCCATTCAAGTTCCTATCCCATGTGCTGTAGTAAACGTGGTCTTCATCACCACTCTCATTATAGCTCTCGTTGCTCTATCAG TGGGCCAGTACAACTGTCCAGGACAATATGCATCATCAGCGCCACCAAACACCCATGTGTTTCCATGCTCAGATGATTGGATTGGACACAAGGGGAAATACTACCTTATTtccaagaaaacaaagaactggaCCTTGGCCCAAAACTTTTGCTCCAAACATGGTGCCACGCTTGCTGTCATTGATTCTAAAGAGGACATG aactttttaaaacaacATGTGGGTAGAGCTGAACACTGGATCGGGCTGAAAAATGAAGCTGGCCAGACGTGGAAATGGTCAAATGGCCAAGAATTTAACAACTG GTTCAACCTTACGGGGTCTGAGAACTGTGCAGTTCTGAACAGTGCAGAGATCAGCAGCACAGAATGTGACAAGAATTTACACTGGATATGTAGCAAACCCTCCAAATAA